Proteins from one Dehalococcoidia bacterium genomic window:
- a CDS encoding serine hydrolase domain-containing protein has protein sequence MTVEGHVEVGFERVREAFEKQFADGEHVGASVSAYLRGNLVVNLWGGTTAPDGGDPWREETMTTVYSTTKAFTATSLHVLADRGLVQYDDLVSKYWPEFAQNGKDKITVYHLLTHQVGIPQMPDDIALDDVTDWSTMVSAIERLSPEWEPGTDTGYHALDFGWLIGELVRRIDGRSVGTFLHDEISKPLGLKKLFLGAPESEEPNIAQLYSPPRTPEQSALAKAFIASGSITARAMGGTMHSDDRNLQDVLNSREGHASEIPAVSGVMCARDLARFYACLANYGELDGVRILSEATVRRMSAPQSHRPDRVLIIPIRWSMGYMNGGAAGWPQGPRETSFGHPGAGGSVGFADPEIGMAFGFVPNLILQDMIGAVRGGALAHVARECVAKAS, from the coding sequence ATGACGGTCGAAGGTCACGTTGAGGTGGGGTTCGAGCGCGTGCGCGAGGCGTTCGAGAAGCAGTTCGCGGACGGGGAGCACGTCGGCGCGAGCGTGAGCGCCTACCTGCGCGGCAACCTCGTCGTGAACCTGTGGGGCGGCACGACCGCGCCTGACGGCGGCGACCCGTGGCGCGAAGAGACGATGACCACCGTCTACTCGACGACCAAGGCGTTCACCGCGACCAGCCTGCACGTCCTCGCCGACCGCGGCCTCGTGCAGTACGACGACCTCGTCTCGAAGTACTGGCCGGAGTTCGCGCAGAACGGCAAGGACAAGATCACGGTCTATCACCTGCTGACGCACCAGGTGGGCATCCCGCAGATGCCCGACGACATTGCGCTCGACGACGTCACAGACTGGAGCACGATGGTGAGCGCGATCGAGAGGCTGTCGCCGGAATGGGAGCCGGGCACGGATACGGGCTATCACGCGCTCGATTTCGGATGGCTGATCGGCGAACTGGTGCGGCGCATCGACGGGCGCTCGGTCGGCACGTTCCTGCACGACGAGATAAGCAAGCCGCTGGGGCTGAAGAAGCTCTTCCTCGGCGCGCCGGAGAGCGAAGAACCGAACATCGCGCAGCTCTACTCGCCGCCGCGGACGCCGGAGCAATCAGCGCTGGCCAAAGCGTTCATCGCGAGCGGGTCGATCACCGCGCGTGCGATGGGCGGCACGATGCACTCGGACGATCGCAACCTGCAGGACGTGCTGAACTCCCGCGAGGGCCATGCGTCCGAGATCCCGGCGGTGAGCGGCGTCATGTGCGCACGCGACCTGGCGCGGTTCTACGCCTGCCTGGCCAACTACGGCGAGCTGGACGGCGTGCGCATCCTGAGCGAGGCGACGGTGCGTCGCATGTCGGCGCCGCAGAGCCATCGCCCGGACCGCGTGCTGATCATCCCGATCCGCTGGTCGATGGGGTACATGAACGGCGGCGCCGCGGGCTGGCCGCAGGGACCGCGCGAAACGTCGTTCGGGCACCCGGGGGCGGGCGGTTCGGTGGGGTTCGCCGATCCTGAGATCGGCATGGCGTTCGGGTTCGTGCCGAACCTGATCCTGCAAGACATGATCGGCGCCGTGCGCGGCGGCGCGCTCGCGCATGTGGCGCGGGAGTGCGTGGCGAAGGCGTCGTGA